A window of the Thermotoga sp. genome harbors these coding sequences:
- a CDS encoding DNA-directed RNA polymerase subunit omega: protein MEKMVKFELKYDELLEKIPYKYAIPVVVAKRAEAIREYAKPFVATEDENPVSTAFMELSMNYIRIKNEDILKALIPKVK from the coding sequence ATGGAAAAAATGGTGAAGTTCGAACTCAAATACGACGAGCTCCTGGAAAAGATCCCCTACAAATACGCTATCCCGGTCGTTGTGGCCAAGCGAGCGGAGGCCATCAGAGAGTACGCAAAGCCCTTTGTGGCCACAGAGGATGAGAATCCGGTCAGCACAGCTTTCATGGAGCTGAGCATGAACTACATCAGAATAAAGAACGAAGACATCCTCAAGGCCCTCATTCCGAAGGTGAAGTGA
- the gmk gene encoding guanylate kinase, which translates to MKGQLFVICGPSGAGKTSIIKEVLKSVDNVVFSVSCTTRPKRPHEVSGKDYFFITEEEFLRRVEKGEFLEWARVHGHLYGTPRSFVEKHIAEGKDVILDIDVQGALSVKKSYPDAVFIYVAPPSYSDLKERILARGTEKEADILVRLENAKWELMFMDEFDYIVINEDLQKAIETVVSILMAERAKVLRNLDRIERFKMEVKGWKKW; encoded by the coding sequence ATGAAAGGGCAGCTCTTCGTTATCTGCGGACCATCAGGAGCGGGGAAGACCAGCATCATCAAAGAAGTTCTCAAAAGTGTAGACAACGTGGTATTTTCCGTCTCCTGCACCACCAGGCCAAAGCGGCCTCACGAGGTAAGTGGAAAAGATTATTTCTTCATCACAGAAGAGGAGTTTTTGAGGCGTGTTGAAAAAGGAGAGTTCCTCGAGTGGGCACGTGTGCACGGTCATCTTTACGGAACACCCCGCTCTTTTGTTGAGAAACACATCGCCGAGGGCAAAGATGTGATATTGGATATCGATGTACAGGGCGCATTGTCTGTCAAAAAGAGTTATCCGGACGCCGTGTTCATATATGTTGCTCCTCCGTCCTATTCGGACCTGAAAGAGAGGATCCTCGCGAGGGGGACGGAAAAAGAAGCAGACATCCTCGTGAGGCTGGAAAATGCGAAATGGGAACTGATGTTCATGGACGAGTTCGATTACATCGTAATCAACGAGGATCTTCAAAAGGCCATAGAAACGGTAGTGTCGATTTTGATGGCGGAGAGAGCAAAAGTTCTCAGAAACCTAGATAGAATAGAGCGGTTCAAAATGGAGGTGAAAGGATGGAAAAAATGGTGA
- a CDS encoding DUF370 domain-containing protein, whose amino-acid sequence MYGLINIGFGNVIAGDRVIAIVNPESSPLKRMKDEAKIEGKLIDATYGRKTRSIIITDSNHIILSAIQPETIAQRFMENFYEIERSLRESKR is encoded by the coding sequence ATGTACGGTTTGATCAACATCGGCTTTGGGAACGTCATAGCGGGAGACCGTGTGATAGCCATCGTGAATCCAGAGTCTTCACCCTTGAAAAGGATGAAAGATGAGGCAAAGATAGAGGGAAAACTTATCGATGCAACTTACGGAAGAAAGACAAGGTCCATAATCATCACTGACAGCAATCATATCATTTTGAGTGCCATACAACCGGAAACGATCGCACAAAGATTCATGGAGAACTTCTACGAGATAGAAAGAAGCCTGCGGGAAAGTAAAAGGTAG
- a CDS encoding L,D-transpeptidase family protein, whose amino-acid sequence MKMTRFVWLAVFLMLFQTSLADHLIELKNVGEGEITLSVRKLYTGEIKNFYLYTPTGFVFPKRVKSDEYTFEVRPGDLIIPVVEGVNVLGKRMYHVSPSFLRVPQRKPKIKIISDIKKSGVYIYVVVTAGDFTPIFLKVENRIFRFFELEGKWISVFKSFLEDGSHVVRIQFKGPFGYTFSIEKEIYVIKQVAVPMRGEDGTFDYTVFTQHVVQRGETLWSIANQYRVRVGDLVLINHLEDPDRIVAGQILKIGRVTFRENPVTIVVNLFSSKLGLYYDGVLLKVYPVALGRSDATPPGKYWILRKEIDPALYWFGEYISPRTPLNGLGTRYLQLSNSTYAIHGTSKPWEIGKRISHGCIRMFNRDVEELDAFAGVGTEVIVVKEKGDFPERLY is encoded by the coding sequence ATGAAGATGACAAGATTCGTGTGGCTGGCGGTATTCTTGATGTTATTTCAAACATCGCTGGCGGATCATCTTATTGAATTAAAGAACGTGGGTGAGGGTGAGATAACCCTCTCTGTAAGAAAACTCTACACCGGTGAGATTAAGAACTTTTACCTCTACACCCCTACGGGTTTCGTTTTCCCCAAAAGAGTGAAAAGTGATGAGTACACTTTCGAAGTGAGACCCGGTGATCTTATCATCCCAGTAGTTGAAGGCGTCAATGTTCTTGGTAAGAGGATGTATCACGTATCACCTTCGTTTTTGAGGGTACCCCAGAGAAAGCCAAAGATAAAAATCATCTCGGATATCAAAAAAAGTGGTGTCTACATCTATGTTGTTGTTACAGCTGGTGATTTCACACCAATTTTCTTGAAGGTAGAAAACAGGATCTTCAGGTTCTTCGAACTTGAAGGAAAGTGGATCAGCGTTTTCAAGTCCTTCCTTGAAGACGGATCTCACGTTGTAAGGATTCAATTCAAAGGACCTTTTGGCTATACCTTTTCCATTGAAAAAGAAATTTACGTTATAAAACAAGTGGCCGTTCCTATGCGTGGAGAAGATGGGACCTTTGACTACACCGTGTTCACCCAGCACGTTGTTCAAAGGGGTGAAACCCTCTGGAGCATAGCAAATCAGTACAGAGTGAGGGTGGGTGACCTGGTTCTGATAAACCATCTGGAAGATCCAGATAGGATCGTAGCGGGACAAATTTTGAAGATAGGTCGCGTTACTTTTCGGGAGAATCCCGTCACGATCGTTGTCAACCTGTTTTCCTCCAAGCTGGGGCTCTACTATGATGGCGTTTTACTGAAGGTGTATCCGGTGGCTCTAGGAAGGAGTGATGCCACCCCGCCTGGAAAATACTGGATCTTGAGAAAAGAGATCGATCCTGCTCTTTACTGGTTTGGGGAGTACATCTCACCCAGGACACCGTTGAATGGACTTGGAACGAGGTATCTTCAACTTTCGAACTCCACCTATGCGATCCACGGGACTTCAAAACCTTGGGAAATAGGAAAGAGGATATCGCACGGGTGCATAAGAATGTTCAACAGGGATGTAGAAGAACTAGATGCTTTTGCGGGTGTGGGAACGGAAGTGATCGTTGTAAAAGAAAAGGGAGATTTTCCGGAAAGGCTTTATTGA
- the coaBC gene encoding bifunctional phosphopantothenoylcysteine decarboxylase/phosphopantothenate--cysteine ligase CoaBC, producing MKIVLGVSSGIAIYKAVDLVSRLRKENHKLCVVMTPDATKLVSPVVFSSVGNCPVYSDWMDVKDGWIPHTELSRTADMLLIAPATANTISKIANGIADNLLTLVAMGFSKKAKILVPTMNHRMYVNPIFQENLEKLKKLGWFVVEPEEGYLACGEIGKGRYPENEKIVEAVYLLTTPKKLAGKRVLITAGPTRERIDTVRFITNASSGKMGYALATVAKRMGATVCLVSGPTYLRPPYFVDEFVSVESSEEMFNEVMKRYDEVDIVIMNAAVGDYRPKETFSGKLKKTEKELILHLERTKDILEELGHRKKHQFLVGFAAEIGNFEENALKKLRKKNLDLIILNDARKAFSSERVEVFIYAQEGLVKRIDEDDKIRVAGGILDVISNIAGGSSY from the coding sequence ATGAAGATCGTACTCGGTGTCAGCAGTGGTATAGCGATCTACAAGGCAGTCGATCTTGTTAGCAGACTTCGAAAGGAAAACCACAAGCTCTGTGTGGTAATGACTCCGGATGCAACTAAGCTGGTCTCACCGGTGGTGTTCTCCTCGGTAGGGAATTGCCCGGTGTATTCCGACTGGATGGATGTGAAGGACGGGTGGATTCCTCACACGGAACTTTCCAGGACAGCAGACATGCTCCTTATCGCTCCTGCAACGGCCAACACGATCTCCAAGATCGCAAACGGCATCGCCGACAACCTTCTCACCCTTGTTGCGATGGGTTTTAGCAAAAAAGCAAAGATCCTTGTGCCAACGATGAACCATAGGATGTACGTGAATCCGATTTTTCAAGAAAACCTCGAAAAACTGAAAAAGCTTGGCTGGTTTGTAGTGGAACCAGAAGAGGGTTATCTTGCCTGTGGAGAAATTGGCAAGGGAAGGTATCCTGAGAACGAGAAGATAGTTGAAGCAGTGTACCTTCTCACGACTCCAAAAAAACTCGCTGGGAAGCGTGTGTTGATAACAGCAGGACCGACACGAGAGAGGATAGACACTGTGAGGTTCATCACCAATGCGAGCTCAGGTAAGATGGGATACGCACTGGCAACGGTTGCAAAGAGAATGGGAGCAACGGTGTGTCTGGTATCTGGCCCCACATACCTGAGACCACCTTATTTCGTGGACGAATTCGTATCGGTTGAAAGTTCAGAAGAGATGTTCAACGAAGTGATGAAAAGATACGACGAAGTGGACATAGTTATCATGAACGCTGCTGTCGGTGATTACAGGCCAAAAGAAACGTTCAGTGGAAAGTTGAAGAAGACGGAAAAAGAGCTGATTCTACACCTTGAAAGAACCAAGGATATCCTCGAAGAGCTCGGTCACAGGAAGAAACACCAGTTCCTTGTTGGTTTTGCGGCGGAGATCGGAAACTTTGAAGAAAACGCTTTGAAAAAGCTGAGAAAGAAGAATCTGGATCTCATCATTTTAAACGACGCAAGAAAGGCTTTCTCCTCAGAGAGGGTGGAGGTGTTCATCTACGCTCAAGAAGGTCTTGTCAAAAGAATTGATGAAGATGACAAGATTCGTGTGGCTGGCGGTATTCTTGATGTTATTTCAAACATCGCTGGCGGATCATCTTATTGA